One Streptomyces hundungensis DNA segment encodes these proteins:
- a CDS encoding FAD-dependent oxidoreductase, with product MTQLDATAPAPQVLVVGAGPVGLSAAHELARHGVRVRLVDAAAGPATTSRALATHARTLETYDQMGILDELLPRGQRVEHFTLHQNGRRLIRFDTDYSRLPTRFPFTLMVDQVITEEVLRTATARRGVEIEWGVRLTEFEDLGSDGVRAHLVHADGFAETMTVDWLVGTDGGHSTIRKQLGLKLEGESSETWLIADATVHCDLPKDSIHWMRTPTGTVMMVPFPEPGKWRLLDTAETSYGGDDAMVARRFSAKISTGTGRPAVVESPSWVSVFTIQQRMIGQMRNGRVLLAGDAAHVHSPASGQGMNTGVQDAVNLSWKLATVLRGEAPEALLDSYSDERVPVGAELLRTTKMATMLVQLRSRRAAAALRAAFTVLRSLPPVKGRIQRKIMGGMSALGLGYAAGPLAHASTPSAGVRPGERVARVTAPDLAASPGWQELVSELQRPQWLLLTFGPAPEDHFGPSVRVRTVNAPGPDALSDPAGHLSTALGAPSGTWLLIRPDGYLAARGTAKESPSTALTTLGIHPAPSPQLAY from the coding sequence GTGACACAGCTCGACGCGACGGCGCCCGCACCCCAGGTGCTGGTCGTGGGCGCCGGCCCGGTCGGTCTCAGCGCCGCCCACGAGCTGGCCCGGCACGGCGTCCGGGTCCGGCTCGTGGACGCGGCGGCCGGCCCGGCCACCACCAGCCGGGCGCTCGCCACGCACGCCCGCACCCTGGAGACGTACGACCAGATGGGCATCCTGGACGAGCTGCTTCCGCGCGGCCAGCGCGTGGAGCACTTCACGCTGCACCAGAACGGCCGGCGCCTGATCCGCTTCGACACGGACTACAGCCGGCTGCCCACCCGCTTCCCCTTCACGCTCATGGTCGACCAAGTCATCACCGAGGAGGTGCTGCGGACCGCGACGGCCCGCCGGGGTGTGGAGATCGAGTGGGGCGTACGGCTCACGGAGTTCGAGGACCTGGGCTCCGACGGCGTACGGGCCCACCTCGTCCACGCCGACGGTTTCGCCGAGACGATGACGGTCGACTGGCTGGTCGGCACGGACGGCGGCCACAGCACGATCCGCAAGCAGCTCGGCCTGAAACTCGAAGGGGAGTCGAGCGAGACCTGGCTCATCGCGGACGCCACCGTCCACTGCGACCTGCCCAAGGACAGCATCCACTGGATGCGTACGCCCACCGGCACCGTGATGATGGTGCCGTTCCCCGAGCCCGGCAAGTGGCGCCTGCTCGACACGGCGGAGACGTCCTACGGCGGCGACGACGCGATGGTGGCGCGGCGCTTCTCGGCGAAGATCAGCACCGGCACGGGCAGGCCCGCGGTGGTCGAATCGCCGTCCTGGGTCTCGGTGTTCACCATCCAGCAGCGCATGATCGGCCAGATGCGCAACGGCCGTGTCCTGCTGGCCGGTGACGCCGCGCACGTCCACAGCCCGGCCTCCGGGCAGGGCATGAACACCGGTGTCCAGGACGCGGTCAACCTGTCCTGGAAGCTCGCCACGGTCCTGCGCGGCGAGGCCCCGGAGGCCCTTCTGGACAGTTACAGCGACGAACGGGTGCCGGTGGGGGCGGAGTTGCTGCGCACCACCAAGATGGCGACGATGCTGGTCCAGTTGCGCAGCCGCAGGGCGGCGGCCGCGCTGCGCGCCGCGTTCACGGTGCTGCGTTCGCTGCCGCCCGTCAAGGGCCGCATCCAGCGCAAGATCATGGGCGGCATGTCGGCGCTCGGCCTCGGCTACGCGGCGGGCCCGCTCGCCCACGCCTCGACCCCCTCCGCCGGGGTACGCCCCGGCGAGCGGGTGGCCCGGGTCACGGCACCGGACCTGGCCGCGAGCCCCGGCTGGCAGGAGCTGGTGTCCGAACTCCAGCGCCCGCAATGGCTGTTGCTCACCTTCGGCCCGGCCCCCGAGGACCACTTCGGCCCCTCGGTACGCGTCCGCACGGTCAACGCCCCCGGCCCGGACGCCCTGTCCGACCCGGCCGGCCACCTGTCCACTGCCCTGGGCGCCCCCTCGGGCACCTGGCTCCTGATCCGCCCCGACGGATATCTGGCCGCGCGGGGCACAGCGAAGGAGTCCCCGTCGACCGCCCTGACCACCCTGGGAATCCACCCTGCGCCGTCGCCCCAACTGGCCTACTGA
- the rfbB gene encoding dTDP-glucose 4,6-dehydratase — protein MNKILVTGGAGFIGSHYVRTLLDGGYEGYESAEVTVLDKLTYAGNRDNLPASHPRLAFVEGDICDLELLLELFPGHDAVVHFAAESHVDRSLESAAEFIATNVGGTQNVMEAALRAGVQRVVHVSTDEVYGSIDEGSWTEEWPLLPNSPYAASKAGSDLITRAYWRTHGLNVSITRCSNNYGPYQHPEKLIPRFVTNLLEGETVPLYGEGANIREWLHVDDHCRAIQLVLTKGRAGEIYNVGGGNEQTNRQITERLLELTGNDWSKVVRVADRKGHDLRYSLSEAKIAEELGYAPRISFEDGLAETAAWYRDNPGWWKAVKHAPQEGQK, from the coding sequence ATGAACAAGATCCTGGTGACCGGCGGCGCGGGCTTCATCGGCTCGCACTACGTCCGCACGCTCCTCGACGGCGGCTACGAGGGCTACGAGAGTGCCGAGGTCACCGTCCTCGACAAGCTCACCTACGCGGGCAACCGTGACAACCTGCCCGCCTCGCACCCCCGCCTGGCCTTCGTCGAGGGCGACATCTGCGACCTGGAGCTGCTTCTGGAGCTGTTCCCCGGCCACGACGCGGTCGTCCACTTCGCGGCGGAGTCCCATGTGGACCGCTCCCTGGAGTCGGCCGCCGAGTTCATCGCCACCAACGTCGGCGGCACCCAGAACGTGATGGAGGCCGCCCTGCGCGCCGGCGTCCAGCGCGTGGTGCACGTCTCCACCGACGAGGTGTACGGCTCCATCGACGAGGGTTCCTGGACCGAGGAGTGGCCGCTCCTGCCCAACTCCCCCTACGCCGCCTCCAAGGCGGGCTCGGACCTGATCACCCGCGCCTACTGGCGCACCCACGGCCTGAACGTGTCGATCACCCGCTGCTCCAACAACTACGGCCCCTACCAGCACCCCGAGAAGCTCATCCCGCGCTTCGTGACCAACCTCCTCGAAGGCGAGACGGTCCCGCTGTACGGCGAGGGAGCCAACATCCGCGAGTGGCTGCACGTCGACGACCACTGCCGCGCCATCCAGCTCGTCCTCACCAAGGGCCGCGCAGGCGAGATCTACAACGTGGGCGGCGGCAACGAGCAGACCAACCGCCAGATCACCGAGCGTCTCCTGGAGCTGACCGGCAACGACTGGTCGAAGGTGGTCCGGGTCGCCGACCGCAAGGGCCACGACCTGCGCTACTCGCTCAGCGAGGCGAAGATCGCCGAGGAGCTCGGCTACGCGCCGCGCATCTCCTTCGAGGACGGCCTCGCCGAGACCGCCGCCTGGTACCGGGACAACCCCGGCTGGTGGAAGGCGGTCAAGCACGCGCCGCAGGAGGGCCAGAAGTGA
- a CDS encoding glucose-1-phosphate thymidylyltransferase, with protein MKALVLSGGTGSRLRPFSYSMPKQLIPIANKPVLERVLDNIRDLGVTEIGIIVGNHVEEIAEALGDGSRLGVEITYIPQESPKGLAQCVQLAQDFLGDDDFVMYLGDNMLPEGITEAAAEFHALRPAAQVLVAQVEDPRAFGVAEVDATGVVERLVEKPPVPRSNLALIGVYFFTPAIHEAVDSIVPSARGELEITDAIQWLVTNGSTVRAQEYRGYWKDTGRVEDVLECNQMLLDGIERRVDGEVDDQSVLIGAVVVEAGARITRSFVEGPVVIGAGTVLEDSHVGPHTSIGRDCVLSGTHLDYSIALDGATISAVRGLHGSLLGRSAAVTGIDLASRHHRLVVGDHTRVEVAA; from the coding sequence ATGAAGGCTCTGGTTCTGAGCGGCGGTACGGGAAGCCGACTGCGCCCGTTCAGCTACTCCATGCCCAAGCAGCTCATCCCGATCGCCAACAAGCCCGTCCTGGAGCGGGTGCTCGACAACATCCGCGACCTCGGTGTCACCGAGATCGGCATCATCGTCGGCAACCACGTCGAGGAGATAGCCGAGGCACTCGGCGACGGCTCCCGGCTCGGCGTCGAGATCACCTACATCCCGCAGGAGAGCCCCAAGGGTCTCGCCCAGTGCGTGCAGCTCGCCCAGGACTTCCTCGGTGACGACGACTTCGTGATGTACCTCGGCGACAACATGCTCCCGGAGGGCATCACCGAGGCCGCCGCCGAGTTCCACGCGCTGCGCCCGGCCGCCCAGGTCCTGGTCGCCCAGGTCGAGGACCCGCGCGCCTTCGGCGTCGCGGAGGTCGACGCGACGGGCGTCGTGGAGCGGCTCGTCGAGAAGCCCCCGGTGCCGCGCTCCAACCTGGCGCTCATCGGCGTCTACTTCTTCACCCCGGCCATCCACGAGGCGGTCGACTCGATCGTGCCGAGCGCGCGCGGCGAGCTGGAGATCACCGACGCCATCCAGTGGCTGGTCACCAACGGCTCGACCGTCCGGGCCCAGGAGTACCGCGGGTACTGGAAGGACACCGGCCGCGTCGAGGACGTCCTGGAGTGCAACCAGATGCTCCTCGACGGCATCGAGCGCCGGGTGGACGGCGAGGTCGACGACCAGAGCGTGCTGATCGGCGCGGTCGTCGTCGAGGCCGGCGCGAGGATCACGCGGTCCTTCGTGGAGGGCCCGGTCGTCATCGGCGCGGGCACGGTCCTGGAGGACAGCCACGTCGGGCCGCACACGTCCATCGGCCGGGACTGTGTCCTGTCCGGCACCCATCTCGACTACTCGATCGCCCTGGACGGTGCGACGATCTCCGCGGTGCGGGGCCTGCACGGCTCCCTGCTCGGCAGGTCCGCGGCGGTCACCGGCATCGACCTGGCCAGCCGACACCACCGCCTGGTGGTCGGCGACCACACCCGCGTGGAGGTCGCGGCATGA
- the ssuE gene encoding NADPH-dependent FMN reductase, with translation MATILAVSGSPSPVSSTHQVLTLAADRLADRGHRVETLAVRTLPAAELLRADAHHPQLAEAADQFARADAIVLATPVYKAGYSGLLKSFLDVLPQFALEGKVVLPLATGGSLAHVLALDYGLRPVLMSMKPRAVSESFFVHAGGIRKGPGGFAGLEPDTEALLHEATDTFAGLVESLTQAALSSVRLVPAA, from the coding sequence ATGGCGACGATCCTCGCCGTCTCCGGCAGTCCCTCGCCGGTCTCCAGCACCCACCAGGTACTCACCCTCGCGGCGGACCGGCTGGCCGACCGCGGGCACCGGGTGGAGACGCTCGCCGTACGCACCCTGCCCGCGGCCGAACTCCTGCGGGCCGATGCCCACCACCCCCAACTCGCCGAAGCAGCGGACCAGTTCGCGCGGGCCGACGCCATCGTGCTGGCCACCCCGGTCTACAAGGCGGGCTACTCGGGGCTGCTCAAGTCCTTCCTGGACGTACTGCCGCAGTTCGCCCTGGAGGGCAAGGTGGTGCTGCCGCTGGCCACCGGCGGCTCGCTCGCCCATGTGCTGGCCCTCGACTACGGGCTGCGGCCGGTGCTGATGTCGATGAAGCCGCGGGCGGTCTCGGAGTCGTTCTTCGTGCACGCGGGCGGCATCCGCAAGGGACCGGGCGGCTTCGCCGGCCTGGAGCCCGACACCGAGGCCCTGCTGCACGAGGCCACCGACACGTTCGCGGGTCTGGTGGAGAGCCTCACCCAGGCCGCCCTTTCCTCCGTCCGGCTGGTGCCCGCCGCCTGA